The genomic stretch ATTCGCGGATGCCGTCCAGGCCGTGAATCACACACCCCGTCGGGAAGTCAGGGCCCTTGATGAACTGCGCAAGCCCGCTGTTCGTGATGGCCGGATTGTCAATCTGCGCGCAGACACCGTCCACGATTTCGCCCAGATTGTGCGGCGGCATGTTCGTCGCCATGCCCACGGCAATGCCGGTGCCACCGTTAACCAAAAGGTTGGGAAACGCGGCCGGAAACACCGTCGGCTCCGTCAGACGTTCATCGTAGTTTGGGACGAAGTCCACGGTGTCCTTCTCCATGTCGGACATCAGCGTGCCGCCCAGGGGCGTCATGCGGGCTTCCGTGTATCGCATGGCAGCCGGCGGATCACCTTCCACCGAGCCGAAGTTCCCCTGCGGATCGATCAGCGTCTCGCGCATCGCCCACGGCTGGCCCATGTGAACCAGAGTCGGGTAGATGACGGCCTCACCGTGCGGGTGATAGTTACCGGAAGTGTCACCGCAAATCTTCGCGCACTTCATCTGCTTCTTCGGCGGATACAGGCCCAGCTCATGCATCGCATAGAGAATGCGGCGCTGGGAAGGCTTCAGCCCATCCCGCACATCCGGCAGCGCACGGGAGATGATGACTGACATCGAGTAATCAAGAAAGGAGTTCTTGACCTCGTCAGCGACTGAGATGGGACGGGTGTTGGATTCTTGCATGGCGGGAAAGGCTGGAGTCAAGGCGTCAAGACCGTCAAAAGGTCAAGGCCGGTAGAAAAGTTAGGAGGCTGACGAATCGAATTGGGCTAAAAATTCTTCCAGAGGAGGAAGTTCAATGAACGAAGAACCATCGTGAGGAGGATCTTCGCTGAGTGTGGAGGCAGAAGACCGTCCGAGTGAGTGAATGTAGTTGTCGAGTTGCCGGCGCAAAGCGTCGAGCTTCATGGGCAGGTCCAGGTCAAAGGGCTGAGGGACCAATGCCCGCTCAAAAGACTTGGCCAGCCAAGTCTCCGTTTCGCGAAGGGAACCTCGGGCGTAATAGCAAAACCGGGCGTTCTCCTTGAAGGAGAAACGACCATAGCCCTCGCTGATATTGGCAGCGATGGAATCCGCCGCACGAACCCACTGCAATCCAAGGGCCTGTTTGCTGAACCAGGGCCAGCCGTTTACAATCGACCACACATCGCTCCCAACCCGCATCGCGAGTTGGTAAACACGAAGTTCTGTGAGATCGACAGTGGCCATGCTAATCAAGTTTTGAGTCACCGATGGCTGGCCGCTTGACCAGCCTTGACCGTTGACTCTTGACTTCCCTTACACATCCAAATTCCGCACATTCAGCGCATTCTCTTCGATGAAATGCTTCCGGGGCTCCACCACATCGCCCATGAGAATGGTGAAGATGCGTTCGGCTTCCTGGGCGTTGGATTCATCGAGCTTGATCTGCAAAAGCGTGCGCTTGGTCGGGTCCATCGTGGTCTCGAAAAGCTGCTTGGCGTTCATTTCGCCCAGACCTTTGAAGCGCTTGATTTCCATGCCGCGTTTGCCGATCTCCATCACCTTGTCGAGGATGCCGGGGATGCTGAAAACCGGGTGGACTTTGGCGTGGTCGCCGTCGCCTTCGATGACCTCAAAGAGAGGCTTGTCCTGGCTGCTGAAATGATCCACATGCAGGCCCAGTTCGTCGAGCTGCTGGAAGCGTTTTTTCATGCCGTGAGCCTCGTGAATTTCGATGAGGCGGGCGCGGCGATGCGCCTTCGGTGCGGCGGCGCCGTTGCCATCCGGATCCACCTCAGGCTTGCCGAAGAGATGCAGGTCATTGTTCTCGCGGGCAAAGGCAGCGAGCTGCTCATTGCCAAGGAAATAGAGAATCTTTGCCTCGTTGCCTTCGCGGATTGAAACGAGGTAGTGCGGCAGGTTGCCGGAGACCTCATCACGGGCCTGAAGGTAGGCCTCGAAATCACCACCGTGACGGCGGATGATGTCGGCAAATTTGGCCACTGGAACGAGCTGCTCAAGGATGGCCTGCAGGCGCTCATCCGCCACCGTGCTGCCATCGGAAATGTTGCGCAGGCTGATTTCGCCCGAGCCCATTTCCAGCAGCATCGCGTCCATCTCCGCATCGTCCTGCACGTACTCCTCGCGCTTCTTGCGCGTCACTTGGTAAAGCGGCGGCTGCGCCACGTAGATGTGGCCGCCTTTCACCAGCTCCGGCATCTGGCGGAAGAAGAACGTCAGCAGCAGCGTGCGGATGTGGGAGCCGTCCACGTCGGCATCGGTCATGATAACGATTTTGTGGTAGCGCAGCTTCTCAATGTTGAAGGAGCCTTCCACCTCGCTGTCGCCACCGATGCCGGTGCCGATGGCAGTGATCATGGTCTGCACTTCTTTGTTCTGTAGCACCTTCTCCAGGCGGGCCTTCTCCGTGTTGATCAGCTTGCCTCGCAGCGGCAGGATGGCCTGATTGTGACGATTGCGGCCCATTTTGGCAGAGCCACCGGCAGAGTCACCCTCGACAATAAACAGCTCGGTCTTCGACGGGTCGCGTTCGGAGCAGTCTGCCAGTTTCCCGGGCAGGCCACCGCTGCTCATCGCATCCTTACGGATGGCTTCACGGGCCTTGCGGGCCGCCTCGCGGGACTTCGCCGCGATGATGATGTTGTTGATCACCGTGACGGCGATTTCCGGCGTCTCGTCAAAGAAGCGCATCAGCCCTTCATAAACGATGGAACTGACCACGCCTTCCACCTCGCCGTTCACCAGTTTCACCTTCGTCTGGGAGTTGAAGCGCGGGTTCGGCAGCTTCACGCTCAGCACGCAGATCAGGCCTTCGCGGCAGTCATCGCTCTCGATGTCCGGCAGCTTGTCCTTGAAGCTCTTCGGATTGGTGTTGATGTAGGCCTTCACCGCACGGGTCAGGGCCG from Prosthecobacter algae encodes the following:
- a CDS encoding four helix bundle protein → MATVDLTELRVYQLAMRVGSDVWSIVNGWPWFSKQALGLQWVRAADSIAANISEGYGRFSFKENARFCYYARGSLRETETWLAKSFERALVPQPFDLDLPMKLDALRRQLDNYIHSLGRSSASTLSEDPPHDGSSFIELPPLEEFLAQFDSSAS
- a CDS encoding DNA gyrase subunit B; the encoded protein is MPDEIIESIDSNSTAVAADQAYGADQIQKLEGLEAVRLRPGMYIGDPDERGLHHCVFEVVDNSIDEHLAGYCKNIWISIHTDGSISLQDDGRGIPVEMHPKAGIPTVELVLTSLHAGGKFGDGAYEFSGGLHGVGAKCVNALSDWFKCEVFRDGKIYAIGFERGKTTEPLTVLGDLDDPKTTGTKISFYPDATIFTLTTVFVFERLLVRLRELAFLNPGIRITLTDERGETERQEVLFYQEGVKQFVRELGADKDKIHPDAIALAGRREVVIDDKNKFILVDCVLQWNKGLNEQTLCFANAIPNPDGGTHYSGLKAALTRAVKAYINTNPKSFKDKLPDIESDDCREGLICVLSVKLPNPRFNSQTKVKLVNGEVEGVVSSIVYEGLMRFFDETPEIAVTVINNIIIAAKSREAARKAREAIRKDAMSSGGLPGKLADCSERDPSKTELFIVEGDSAGGSAKMGRNRHNQAILPLRGKLINTEKARLEKVLQNKEVQTMITAIGTGIGGDSEVEGSFNIEKLRYHKIVIMTDADVDGSHIRTLLLTFFFRQMPELVKGGHIYVAQPPLYQVTRKKREEYVQDDAEMDAMLLEMGSGEISLRNISDGSTVADERLQAILEQLVPVAKFADIIRRHGGDFEAYLQARDEVSGNLPHYLVSIREGNEAKILYFLGNEQLAAFARENNDLHLFGKPEVDPDGNGAAAPKAHRRARLIEIHEAHGMKKRFQQLDELGLHVDHFSSQDKPLFEVIEGDGDHAKVHPVFSIPGILDKVMEIGKRGMEIKRFKGLGEMNAKQLFETTMDPTKRTLLQIKLDESNAQEAERIFTILMGDVVEPRKHFIEENALNVRNLDV